One window of the Longimicrobiaceae bacterium genome contains the following:
- a CDS encoding nucleotidyltransferase family protein produces MGIDEVILGKRELIRQIAEKHGARNVRVFGSVARGDAGPDSDVDLLVEAGPSTSAWFPGGLVADLEDALGRRVDVVTERGVLPSIREQVLREAVPV; encoded by the coding sequence ATGGGCATCGACGAAGTCATTCTAGGCAAACGCGAGTTGATCCGGCAGATCGCCGAGAAGCACGGCGCGCGTAATGTCCGCGTGTTCGGCTCCGTCGCACGGGGCGACGCCGGGCCGGACAGCGACGTTGACCTGCTCGTCGAAGCGGGGCCGTCAACGAGTGCCTGGTTCCCCGGCGGGCTTGTCGCCGACCTGGAAGACGCGTTAGGGCGCCGGGTCGACGTGGTCACTGAGAGGGGGGTGCTCCCATCCATTCGCGAGCAGGTGTTGCGCGAGGCGGTGCCGGTTTGA
- a CDS encoding agmatinase family protein: MTQPAPDPLAGLRAAPDPRDPRASALLRAWDGVASLDGQRAILGLPYDGGIPSRPGARFGPRAIRDALAAFGSFDGERDVPPVLDLGDLALPTMNGGEAHRRIEEAARGVFAAGARPVFLGGDHGITGSMIRGLAAARPDTRLALVTVDAHLDVREYDDAASLSSGTPFRRALETGILEGPRVAMIGIRRFANSRYYLDWAREQGIHVFTVDDVADRGAAAVAREALAAVTAVTADADALYLSVDIDAADAAFAPGVSAAGIGGLTAREMIGLVRTISAHPLLLAADIMETSPSYDIDARTAKLAARLLLEMLATG, encoded by the coding sequence GTGACCCAGCCCGCTCCCGACCCGCTCGCCGGCCTCCGCGCCGCGCCCGACCCGCGCGACCCCCGCGCCTCCGCGCTGCTGCGAGCGTGGGACGGCGTGGCATCGTTGGATGGACAGCGTGCGATCCTGGGCCTGCCCTACGACGGCGGCATCCCGTCGCGCCCCGGCGCGCGCTTCGGCCCGCGCGCCATCCGCGACGCCCTCGCCGCCTTCGGCTCGTTCGACGGCGAGCGCGATGTGCCGCCCGTGCTCGACCTCGGCGACCTGGCCTTGCCGACCATGAACGGCGGCGAGGCGCACCGGCGGATTGAGGAGGCGGCGCGAGGTGTCTTCGCGGCGGGCGCGCGGCCCGTCTTCCTGGGCGGCGACCACGGCATCACCGGCTCAATGATCCGTGGATTGGCGGCGGCGCGGCCGGACACCCGCTTGGCGCTCGTGACCGTGGATGCGCACCTGGACGTGCGCGAGTACGACGACGCTGCCTCGCTCTCCAGCGGCACCCCGTTCCGCCGCGCGCTGGAGACGGGCATCCTGGAAGGCCCGCGAGTGGCGATGATCGGCATCCGTCGCTTCGCCAACTCGCGCTACTACCTGGACTGGGCGCGCGAGCAGGGCATCCACGTCTTCACGGTGGATGACGTCGCGGACCGCGGGGCCGCCGCCGTCGCCCGCGAAGCCCTCGCCGCCGTCACCGCCGTCACCGCGGATGCGGACGCGCTCTACCTCTCCGTCGACATCGACGCCGCCGACGCGGCGTTCGCCCCCGGCGTGAGCGCCGCCGGCATCGGCGGCCTCACCGCCCGCGAGATGATCGGCCTCGTCCGCACCATCTCCGCCCACCCGCTCCTCCTCGCCGCCGACATCATGGAGACCTCGCCTTCATACGACATCGACGCCCGCACCGCCAAGCTCGCGGCGCGCTTGCTGCTGGAGATGCTGGCGACGGGGTAG
- the trpS gene encoding tryptophan--tRNA ligase — protein sequence MRILTGIQPSGTLHVGNYFGAMRPILSLQETGEVFCFLADLHALTSLHDREALRANVREAALDFLACGLNPDRTVFWCQSDVSQHAELMWILTTVTPKALMEKMVSYKDKVARGIPASLGLFTYPVLQAADILLYDADVVPVGKDQKQHLEATRDIAGKFNEAYGPTLKLPEPQISEDVATVPGLDGQKMSKSYGNTIDIFMPEKALKKKVMSIVTDSTPLEDPKDPEGSLIIALYRLFASADEVAEMEADFRQGGMGYGDFKKRLLERIWTFYAPMREKREQLAARPDDVEDILRAGAARARAIAGETLERVHQAVGLR from the coding sequence ATGCGCATCCTCACCGGCATCCAGCCGTCCGGCACGCTGCACGTCGGCAACTACTTCGGGGCCATGCGCCCCATCCTGTCGCTGCAGGAGACGGGCGAGGTCTTCTGCTTCCTGGCCGACCTGCACGCCCTCACGTCGCTGCACGACCGCGAGGCGCTGCGGGCCAACGTGCGCGAGGCTGCGCTCGATTTCCTGGCCTGCGGGCTGAACCCGGACCGTACCGTATTCTGGTGCCAGTCAGACGTGTCGCAGCACGCGGAGCTGATGTGGATCCTCACCACCGTCACGCCCAAGGCGCTGATGGAGAAGATGGTGAGCTACAAGGACAAGGTGGCGCGCGGCATCCCCGCCAGCCTGGGCCTCTTCACGTACCCCGTGCTCCAGGCGGCGGACATCCTGCTGTACGATGCGGACGTGGTGCCTGTGGGCAAGGACCAGAAGCAGCACCTGGAGGCCACGCGCGACATCGCCGGGAAGTTCAACGAGGCGTACGGCCCCACGCTCAAGCTGCCCGAGCCGCAGATCAGCGAGGACGTGGCCACGGTGCCAGGACTGGACGGGCAGAAGATGAGCAAGAGCTACGGCAACACCATCGACATCTTCATGCCCGAGAAGGCGCTGAAGAAGAAGGTGATGAGCATCGTCACCGACAGCACGCCGCTGGAGGACCCGAAAGACCCCGAGGGCTCGCTCATCATCGCGCTCTACCGCCTGTTCGCGAGCGCGGACGAGGTGGCGGAGATGGAGGCGGACTTCCGCCAGGGCGGCATGGGCTACGGCGACTTCAAGAAGCGGCTGCTGGAGCGCATCTGGACGTTCTACGCCCCCATGCGCGAGAAGCGCGAACAGCTCGCCGCACGGCCGGACGACGTGGAGGACATCCTGCGCGCCGGTGCCGCCCGCGCCCGCGCCATCGCCGGGGAGACGCTGGAGCGCGTGCACCAGGCGGTGGGGCTGCGGTAG
- a CDS encoding type II toxin-antitoxin system HicB family antitoxin yields the protein MKLEIVVHDAEEGGFWAEVPAIPGCATQGETVDELLLNVVEAAEGCLSTQIRQIRSGPD from the coding sequence GTGAAGCTGGAGATCGTGGTTCACGATGCGGAGGAAGGTGGATTCTGGGCCGAAGTCCCCGCAATCCCCGGCTGCGCGACGCAAGGCGAGACGGTTGATGAATTGCTGCTGAACGTCGTAGAAGCAGCCGAAGGCTGTCTCTCGACTCAGATTCGCCAGATCCGTTCCGGACCGGACTAA
- a CDS encoding sugar O-acetyltransferase, producing MLRGDLYLASDPALVEARVRARRLFARLNASDPGDGPGREALMRELLGRVGDGAWIEPPFYCDYGMQITLGAGAFVNFGAVFLDPAPITIGEQAQLGPGVQLLTADHPRDAAERAAGPELARPIVIGSRAWLGGGVIVGPGVTIGADSIVGAGSVVMRDVPAGVVAGGNPCRVIRRL from the coding sequence ATGCTGCGAGGCGACCTCTACCTCGCGAGCGATCCTGCGCTTGTGGAGGCGAGGGTCCGCGCACGCCGGCTCTTCGCGCGCCTCAACGCCAGCGATCCCGGCGACGGTCCCGGGCGCGAGGCGCTGATGCGGGAGTTGTTGGGAAGGGTTGGCGACGGAGCTTGGATCGAGCCGCCGTTCTACTGCGACTACGGGATGCAGATCACGCTCGGCGCAGGCGCCTTCGTCAACTTCGGCGCGGTCTTTCTCGACCCCGCGCCCATCACCATCGGGGAGCAGGCGCAACTCGGGCCCGGCGTGCAACTCCTGACGGCGGATCACCCGCGAGATGCCGCCGAGCGCGCGGCTGGGCCGGAGCTCGCGCGCCCCATCGTCATCGGCTCGCGCGCGTGGCTGGGCGGCGGCGTGATCGTCGGCCCCGGCGTGACCATCGGCGCGGACTCCATCGTCGGCGCCGGCAGCGTGGTGATGCGCGACGTACCCGCCGGCGTGGTCGCGGGAGGTAACCCGTGCCGGGTGATCCGCCGCCTATGA